The following nucleotide sequence is from uncultured Draconibacterium sp..
TACGGATAGTAATAAGGAGCCAATGCCTGGTGTTACTGTTGTGTTTAAAAATACAACAACCGGAACAGTAACAGGTATGGATGGGGATTATAAACTTAATGTTCCCGATAACGCCAGTGTTTTAGTTTTTTCATTTATAGGAATGGAAACTAAAGAAGTTGGAATTAATGGGCAAACTGTCCTTAATGTTCAACTTGAATCGGCTGTTACTGAACTGGATGAAGTAATTGCCATTGGATATGGTACAGTAAGAAAGAGGGATTTAACAGGTTCCGTTTCCAATATTCGATCGGAAGAGATTACTCAATCTCAATCGGTAAATGTTATGAATGCTATGCAAGGGCGAATGTCGGGTGTGCAGATTAGTTCTGAGTCAGGAGAACCTGGTAGTGGTATCAATATTCGTATTCGTGGTGCCAATTCCATTGTCGGAGGCTCGACACCTTTGTTTGTTATCGATGGTGTGCAAATAGATGTAAACAAAGATGAAGTCGCCTCTTCCGGTTCCACAACTGGAACAATGGATCCACTTTCTTCTTTAAATCCTGCCGATATTGAATCGATTGATGTTTTGAAAGATGCTTCAGCAACAGCCATTTATGGTTCACGTGGCGCCAATGGTGTAGTAATTGTTACAACTAAATCGGGGAAAGATGGGAAATCATCTTTAGAATATAATGGTACTTTTGCTTTATCAGAAGCTTCAAAGAAACTGGATGTATTAAGTGCAGATGATTACTATGATTATCAGGTACTAAGAGAGAATGAATCATTTTACATGATGGATACCAATGATGATGGAGAGTATGATACACCTCGCGACTTCTCAACCATTCAATCGCACAATTGGCAGGATGAGGCCTTGCGCACAGCCCAGTCGCAGCAACACATGATTTCAGCTTCGGGTGGAAATAAAAAGTCGAATTATTCGGCAAGCGTGAGTTATCTTTCGCAAGAGGGACTTTTAAAAGAAAATGATTTTGACCGTTATAATTTTCGTATAAAGCTGAATCATATACAGTCAGAAAAGTTAAAACTTGGCTTTAATCTCAATAATGCTTTTTCAGAACTTACAGGTGCTGCTAATAATGGTGGACCAAACGCCTATCAGGGACCCGTCCAATTCATAGTTCTGGGGAATCCCTGGGAGATTATCGATGAAGATATTGAAGATGCTGGACAGGCGTACATCTCTCCTTTGGCACTTCTAGAAAGAGCTGATAAAACCACTCGTTTATTTAGAAGTTTGGGAAGTTTAGACTTGGAGTATGAGATAACCAAAGGTTTAACCTATAAAGGTATGTTTGGTGGAACTTATTCAAAATCGAAACTAAAAGAATATTATGGCACTAATACAAACTGGGGTGTTGTTTGGGGTGGTAGAGCTGCTATTACGGAAGTTGGAACCTATTCTGCTAATCATTCATCTCAGTTAAATTATGTAAAAACCTTTAACGAGAAGCATCAATTTAACGCTATGGCTGCTTTTGAGGTAAACCATTATAATTATGAACATTTTAGAAATCAAGTTGCAAGTTTTGCAGATGAGTCTACAGGTGTTAATGATATTAGTAAAGGAGCAGTAAATCTAGAGTACAGTTCAAGTAGATGGAGTACTAATCGACTTTCGTATTTAGGTCGTGTAAACTATACCTTTAATGATAAATACCTGTTAACTGCAAGTTTACGTGCCGATGGGTCTGATAAGTTTGGAGCAAATAATCGTTGGGGATATTTCCCGTCAGGCGCTTTTGCGTGGAGAATGAGTGAAGAAAGCTTTATAAAAGATGTTGAGAAGATAAGCAATTTGAAACTACGTTTAAGTTATGGTAAAACGGGTAACGAACGTATTCCTGCATATAGCTATTTTGCCCA
It contains:
- a CDS encoding TonB-dependent receptor, whose protein sequence is MKRSILLLLIVLCTSVVGFAQKSISGIVTDSNKEPMPGVTVVFKNTTTGTVTGMDGDYKLNVPDNASVLVFSFIGMETKEVGINGQTVLNVQLESAVTELDEVIAIGYGTVRKRDLTGSVSNIRSEEITQSQSVNVMNAMQGRMSGVQISSESGEPGSGINIRIRGANSIVGGSTPLFVIDGVQIDVNKDEVASSGSTTGTMDPLSSLNPADIESIDVLKDASATAIYGSRGANGVVIVTTKSGKDGKSSLEYNGTFALSEASKKLDVLSADDYYDYQVLRENESFYMMDTNDDGEYDTPRDFSTIQSHNWQDEALRTAQSQQHMISASGGNKKSNYSASVSYLSQEGLLKENDFDRYNFRIKLNHIQSEKLKLGFNLNNAFSELTGAANNGGPNAYQGPVQFIVLGNPWEIIDEDIEDAGQAYISPLALLERADKTTRLFRSLGSLDLEYEITKGLTYKGMFGGTYSKSKLKEYYGTNTNWGVVWGGRAAITEVGTYSANHSSQLNYVKTFNEKHQFNAMAAFEVNHYNYEHFRNQVASFADESTGVNDISKGAVNLEYSSSRWSTNRLSYLGRVNYTFNDKYLLTASLRADGSDKFGANNRWGYFPSGAFAWRMSEESFIKDVEKISNLKLRLSYGKTGNERIPAYSYFAQMANAYYASDDNLMFGMAPATLESPDLKWETTTQYNAGMDFGFFKNRLNINVDYYLKQTRDMLLNAPIAAQSGFKNQWLNIGSLDNSGWEFNISSVNIQTKNFTWESNFNISFNKNEVLDIGGAEFIPVTISNGWITNPGRVIVGEPIGTMYGYESDGIYQIDEFNWQNNSDPSIAHEDRTYTLKEGGLPFTSGTAVPGAQKYKDLSGPDGVPDGVVDDTYDRTIIGNSAPKHMGGLNNSFTYKNFDLGVFFQWSYGNEIYNAAKYREAGTQSWMNIRQDYYENYWSESNPSNEYPGLGQISSAISSYYVEDGSYLRLKTVSLGYTLPNDLLTGTGISYVKFFVTGQNLITWTNYSGFDPEVNSNNPLLPGFERFSYPRPRTVTFGVNVKF